In Amycolatopsis sp. EV170708-02-1, the following are encoded in one genomic region:
- the fusA gene encoding elongation factor G — protein MRTVPLSAVRNLGILAHVDAGKTTLTERILYVTGTTHKRGEVHDGTTVTDFDSQERDRGITIFAAAVSCSWDGHLVNLIDTPGHVDFSDEVERSLRVLDGAIAVFDGVAGVEPQSESVWRQADRHGVPRIAFVNKLDRAGADLDAAVASIRERLHPRPLVVQLPIGREDGFVGVVDLLRMRALVWADGAETAEEGPLPESLVDEASRRRRLLDEAVAEAHPGALEEFCASSAVSTETLVPALRELTRTGDGVVVLCGSAYRNRGVEPLLEAVVAYLPAPSDVPPVRGEYEGTARERPADPSAPFAALAFKVTSTATGRLTFLRVYSGTIRTSEAVMDVGSGRIERAGRILRVQADRHTRVDSAVAGDIVAVVGLKSVRPGATLCTPSEPLLLEPPVAADPVVSVAVEARKGIDTERVTSALARLVEEDPSLVVRTDRETGQTLLSGMGELHLEVAVEKIRRDHGLDVGVGRPRVAYRETVARGVTGFVYRHVKQDGGAGQFAHVVIDTEPLEEGEFEFESTVVGGRVPREYLRAVEAGCRDALAEGPLGGHPVTGVRVTLTDGATHPKDSSELAFRTAGRFALRAALAAGAMTLLEPIAEVTVTVPESAVGVVLGDLAARRGRVQGSAVRAGTTVVTATVPLAELFGYATRLRSRTQGRGTFTARPIGHAPAPEGRPVR, from the coding sequence ATGCGCACCGTCCCCTTGTCCGCCGTCCGGAATCTGGGCATCCTCGCCCACGTCGACGCCGGCAAGACCACCCTCACCGAACGGATCCTGTACGTCACCGGCACCACCCACAAACGGGGTGAGGTCCACGACGGCACGACCGTGACCGACTTCGATTCCCAGGAGCGAGACCGTGGCATCACCATCTTCGCCGCGGCCGTCAGCTGTTCGTGGGACGGCCATCTCGTCAACCTGATCGACACCCCCGGCCACGTCGACTTCTCCGACGAGGTCGAACGGTCGCTGCGGGTCCTCGACGGCGCGATCGCGGTGTTCGACGGCGTCGCCGGGGTCGAGCCGCAGAGCGAATCTGTGTGGCGCCAGGCCGATCGGCACGGCGTGCCGCGGATCGCGTTCGTCAACAAACTCGACCGTGCGGGTGCGGACCTGGACGCCGCCGTGGCGTCCATCCGGGAGCGGCTGCATCCGCGTCCGCTGGTGGTTCAGCTGCCGATCGGGAGGGAAGACGGCTTCGTCGGCGTCGTCGACCTGCTGCGGATGCGGGCACTCGTCTGGGCCGATGGCGCCGAAACCGCCGAGGAAGGCCCGCTTCCGGAGTCCCTTGTGGACGAAGCGAGCCGGCGCCGCCGTCTGCTCGACGAGGCGGTGGCGGAAGCCCATCCGGGTGCGCTGGAGGAGTTCTGCGCGTCGTCGGCGGTGTCGACGGAGACGCTGGTTCCGGCGCTGCGCGAGCTCACCCGGACCGGCGACGGCGTCGTGGTCCTGTGCGGTTCGGCCTACCGCAACCGCGGGGTGGAGCCGTTGCTGGAAGCCGTGGTGGCGTACTTGCCCGCGCCGTCGGACGTTCCGCCGGTCCGGGGCGAGTACGAAGGCACGGCTCGGGAACGTCCCGCCGATCCGTCGGCGCCGTTCGCGGCATTGGCGTTCAAGGTGACCTCGACCGCCACCGGGCGGTTGACGTTCCTGCGGGTGTATTCGGGCACGATCCGGACTTCGGAGGCGGTGATGGACGTGGGCAGCGGCCGTATCGAGCGCGCCGGCCGCATCCTGCGGGTCCAGGCGGATCGGCACACCAGGGTGGACAGCGCCGTCGCCGGCGACATCGTCGCGGTGGTCGGGCTCAAGTCGGTCCGTCCGGGCGCGACGCTGTGCACGCCGTCGGAGCCGCTCCTGCTCGAGCCGCCCGTCGCGGCCGATCCGGTCGTGTCGGTGGCCGTCGAGGCGCGGAAGGGTATCGACACGGAACGCGTGACGTCGGCGCTGGCACGGCTGGTCGAGGAGGATCCGTCGCTGGTCGTCCGGACCGATCGTGAGACCGGCCAGACCCTGCTGTCGGGGATGGGCGAGCTGCACCTGGAGGTGGCGGTGGAGAAGATCCGGCGCGACCACGGGCTGGACGTCGGCGTCGGGCGGCCTCGGGTCGCCTACCGCGAGACGGTCGCGCGCGGCGTGACCGGTTTCGTCTATCGGCATGTCAAACAGGACGGCGGCGCCGGGCAGTTCGCCCACGTCGTCATCGACACGGAACCGCTGGAGGAAGGGGAGTTCGAGTTCGAGTCCACTGTGGTCGGTGGTCGCGTGCCGCGGGAGTACCTCCGTGCCGTCGAAGCGGGTTGCCGTGACGCGCTGGCGGAAGGTCCGCTCGGCGGGCATCCGGTGACCGGTGTCCGGGTGACGCTGACGGACGGGGCGACCCATCCGAAGGATTCCTCGGAGCTGGCGTTCCGGACGGCCGGGCGGTTCGCGCTCCGGGCGGCTTTGGCCGCCGGCGCGATGACACTGCTGGAGCCGATCGCCGAAGTGACCGTCACGGTGCCCGAAAGCGCCGTCGGCGTGGTGCTCGGCGACCTCGCCGCCCGGCGTGGCCGGGTGCAGGGGTCGGCCGTTCGCGCCGGAACGACCGTGGTCACCGCGACCGTGCCGCTGGCCGAACTCTTCGGCTACGCGACCCGGCTGCGCAGCCGGACCCAGGGCCGGGGCACGTTCACCGCCCGGCCGATCGGCCACGCACCGGCGCCGGAGGGCAGGCCGGTCCGGTAG
- a CDS encoding PE-PPE domain-containing protein, which yields MNVKKLRGVLAAAALATGLISVMAPTAQADQARYYILVGGTCDGAATVYNDAWLRGGIKKVVHYPAGAAGAPNCDQTPMDQSVARGHEEARRVVQSSFDENPGAEFTVVGYSQGALVANLVLNDIADGKLAVDKSRFRAKIFADPMQPVGPPGRGISAVLPAGTGAPSPFGGYVSFGPGRTDFGGIPFIRYCIETDGVCHFDTIEAPGGYFAQHLCYQWARPTDHRSIMEDTIADGVYTNGSHALPRQNCRPPWPSV from the coding sequence ATGAATGTGAAGAAACTCAGGGGGGTCCTGGCGGCGGCCGCATTGGCCACCGGCTTGATCAGTGTCATGGCGCCCACGGCCCAGGCCGACCAGGCGCGCTACTACATCCTCGTCGGCGGCACCTGCGACGGGGCCGCGACCGTCTACAACGACGCCTGGTTGCGGGGCGGGATCAAGAAGGTGGTCCACTACCCGGCCGGGGCCGCGGGGGCGCCCAACTGCGACCAGACGCCCATGGACCAGAGCGTCGCGCGCGGGCACGAAGAGGCCCGCCGGGTCGTCCAGAGCTCCTTCGACGAGAACCCCGGGGCGGAATTCACCGTCGTCGGCTACTCGCAGGGCGCGCTGGTCGCGAACCTGGTGCTGAACGACATCGCCGACGGGAAACTGGCCGTGGACAAGTCGCGGTTCCGGGCGAAGATCTTCGCCGACCCGATGCAGCCCGTCGGCCCGCCTGGACGCGGGATCAGCGCGGTGCTCCCGGCCGGTACCGGGGCGCCGTCGCCGTTCGGCGGCTACGTGTCGTTCGGGCCCGGCCGCACCGACTTCGGCGGGATCCCGTTCATCCGCTACTGCATCGAAACCGACGGTGTCTGCCATTTCGACACCATCGAGGCGCCTGGCGGGTATTTCGCGCAGCACCTCTGCTACCAGTGGGCCCGTCCCACCGATCACCGCTCGATCATGGAGGACACGATCGCGGACGGCGTGTACACCAACGGATCGCACGCGCTGCCGCGGCAGAACTGCCGTCCTCCGTGGCCTTCGGTGTGA